Proteins from one Syngnathoides biaculeatus isolate LvHL_M chromosome 8, ASM1980259v1, whole genome shotgun sequence genomic window:
- the LOC133505318 gene encoding presenilin-associated rhomboid-like protein, mitochondrial isoform X3, translated as MATWRSYSILLCRTGEDVLRSARGGRLTPNFQQRSGFRKAARKPESKKAEDDVGHLNSSESQSQRRTSGPHWESPPPPSTGSPRAFGRLVRPLLFTVGFTGCSFGSAAIWQYESLKSRVQNYFDELRADWLERVRPQKRGDVRKEVNHWWNSLSEGQRTVTAIMAANALVFCCWRLPWLQRSMFKYFTADPASKTTCWPMLLSTFSHVSFFHMAANMYVLWSFSGSAVSMLGREQFVAVYLSASVISTFFSYVSKMATGRFGPSLGASGAIMTILAAVCSKMPEAKLAVVFLPMFTFSAANALKAIVAMDTAGLVLGWRFFDHAAHLGGAVFGIWYVFSGHELIWKNREPFVKFWHELRTGRGGRNGGERGGAA; from the exons ATGGCGACGTGGAGGAGCTACTCCATTCTGCTTTGTCGGACTGGCGAGGACGTTCTCCGGAGCGCGAGAGGAGGCAG GTTGACTCCCAACTTCCAGCAGCGTTCCGGCTTCCGGAAGGCGGCCAGGAAGCCCGAAAGCAAAAAGGCGGAGGACGATGTCGGACACTTGAACTCGTCGGAGTCCCAGTCCCAGCGGCGGACGTCCGGCCCTCACTGGGAATCGCCCCCGCCTCCCTCGACCGGGTCGCCGCGGGCCTTCGGCCGCCTGGTGCGCCCGCTGCTCTTCACCGTGGGG TTTACAGGCTGCTCCTTCGGCTCGGCGGCCATCTGGCAGTACGAGTCGCTGAAGTCTCGCGTGCAGAACTACTTTGACGAGCTGCGAGCCGATTGGCTGGAGAGGGTGCGGCCGCAGAAGCGGGGGGACGTCCGCAAGGAG GTCAACCATTGGTGGAACAGTTTGAGTGAGGGACAAAGGacggtcacag CCATCATGGCGGCCAACGCGCTGGTTTTCTGCTGCTGGCGACTTCCGTGGCTGCAGCGCTCCATGTTCAAGTACTTCACCGCAGACCCCGCCTCCA AGACCACGTGCTGGCCCATGCTGCTGTCCACCTTCAGCCACGTGTCCTTCTTCCACATGGCCGCCAACATGTACGTGCTGTGGAGCTTCTCCGGCAGCGCCGTCTCCATGCTGGGGAGGGAACAGTTCGTGGCCGTCTACTTGTCGGCCA GCGTGATCTCCACCTTCTTCAGCTACGTGAGCAAGATGGCCACCGGGAGGTTCGGGCCGTCTCTGGGCGCG TCGGGCGCCATCATGACCATCCTGGCCGCGGTCTGCAGCAAAATGCCTGAAGCCAAACTGGCCGTCGTCTTCCTCCCGATGTTCACGTTCAGCGCCGCCAAC GCGCTGAAGGCGATCGTCGCCATGGATACGGCAGGACTGGTGCTGGGTTGGAGGTTTTTCGACCACGCGGCCCACCTGGGGGGCGCCGTGTTCGGCAT CTGGTACGTCTTCTCCGGCCACGAGCTCATATGGAAGAACCGCGAGCCCTTTGTCAAGTTCTGGCACGAGTTGCGGACGGGTCGCGGCGGCAGAAACGGAGGTGAGCGAGGAGGCGCCGCGTAG
- the LOC133505318 gene encoding presenilin-associated rhomboid-like protein, mitochondrial isoform X2 encodes MKAEEVFVCRSSLPDPEVERSLRHGDVEELLHSALSDWRGRSPERERRQVDSQLPAAFRLPEGGQEARKQKGGGRCRTLELVGVPVPAADVRPSLGIAPASLDRVAAGLRPPGAPAALHRGGCSFGSAAIWQYESLKSRVQNYFDELRADWLERVRPQKRGDVRKEVNHWWNSLSEGQRTVTAIMAANALVFCCWRLPWLQRSMFKYFTADPASKTTCWPMLLSTFSHVSFFHMAANMYVLWSFSGSAVSMLGREQFVAVYLSASVISTFFSYVSKMATGRFGPSLGASGAIMTILAAVCSKMPEAKLAVVFLPMFTFSAANALKAIVAMDTAGLVLGWRFFDHAAHLGGAVFGIWYVFSGHELIWKNREPFVKFWHELRTGRGGRNGGERGGAA; translated from the exons TTTTTGTTTGCAGGTCTTCGCTTCCTGACCCAGAAGTGGAACGGTCGCTCCGACATGGCGACGTGGAGGAGCTACTCCATTCTGCTTTGTCGGACTGGCGAGGACGTTCTCCGGAGCGCGAGAGGAGGCAG GTTGACTCCCAACTTCCAGCAGCGTTCCGGCTTCCGGAAGGCGGCCAGGAAGCCCGAAAGCAAAAAGGCGGAGGACGATGTCGGACACTTGAACTCGTCGGAGTCCCAGTCCCAGCGGCGGACGTCCGGCCCTCACTGGGAATCGCCCCCGCCTCCCTCGACCGGGTCGCCGCGGGCCTTCGGCCGCCTGGTGCGCCCGCTGCTCTTCACCGTGGGG GCTGCTCCTTCGGCTCGGCGGCCATCTGGCAGTACGAGTCGCTGAAGTCTCGCGTGCAGAACTACTTTGACGAGCTGCGAGCCGATTGGCTGGAGAGGGTGCGGCCGCAGAAGCGGGGGGACGTCCGCAAGGAG GTCAACCATTGGTGGAACAGTTTGAGTGAGGGACAAAGGacggtcacag CCATCATGGCGGCCAACGCGCTGGTTTTCTGCTGCTGGCGACTTCCGTGGCTGCAGCGCTCCATGTTCAAGTACTTCACCGCAGACCCCGCCTCCA AGACCACGTGCTGGCCCATGCTGCTGTCCACCTTCAGCCACGTGTCCTTCTTCCACATGGCCGCCAACATGTACGTGCTGTGGAGCTTCTCCGGCAGCGCCGTCTCCATGCTGGGGAGGGAACAGTTCGTGGCCGTCTACTTGTCGGCCA GCGTGATCTCCACCTTCTTCAGCTACGTGAGCAAGATGGCCACCGGGAGGTTCGGGCCGTCTCTGGGCGCG TCGGGCGCCATCATGACCATCCTGGCCGCGGTCTGCAGCAAAATGCCTGAAGCCAAACTGGCCGTCGTCTTCCTCCCGATGTTCACGTTCAGCGCCGCCAAC GCGCTGAAGGCGATCGTCGCCATGGATACGGCAGGACTGGTGCTGGGTTGGAGGTTTTTCGACCACGCGGCCCACCTGGGGGGCGCCGTGTTCGGCAT CTGGTACGTCTTCTCCGGCCACGAGCTCATATGGAAGAACCGCGAGCCCTTTGTCAAGTTCTGGCACGAGTTGCGGACGGGTCGCGGCGGCAGAAACGGAGGTGAGCGAGGAGGCGCCGCGTAG
- the LOC133505318 gene encoding presenilin-associated rhomboid-like protein, mitochondrial isoform X1, protein MATWRSYSILLCRTGEDVLRSARGGRLTPNFQQRSGFRKAARKPESKKAEDDVGHLNSSESQSQRRTSGPHWESPPPPSTGSPRAFGRLVRPLLFTVGFTGCSFGSAAIWQYESLKSRVQNYFDELRADWLERVRPQKRGDVRKEVRKSHSRRLIRSPRSRLISDWLFTFQVNHWWNSLSEGQRTVTAIMAANALVFCCWRLPWLQRSMFKYFTADPASKTTCWPMLLSTFSHVSFFHMAANMYVLWSFSGSAVSMLGREQFVAVYLSASVISTFFSYVSKMATGRFGPSLGASGAIMTILAAVCSKMPEAKLAVVFLPMFTFSAANALKAIVAMDTAGLVLGWRFFDHAAHLGGAVFGIWYVFSGHELIWKNREPFVKFWHELRTGRGGRNGGERGGAA, encoded by the exons ATGGCGACGTGGAGGAGCTACTCCATTCTGCTTTGTCGGACTGGCGAGGACGTTCTCCGGAGCGCGAGAGGAGGCAG GTTGACTCCCAACTTCCAGCAGCGTTCCGGCTTCCGGAAGGCGGCCAGGAAGCCCGAAAGCAAAAAGGCGGAGGACGATGTCGGACACTTGAACTCGTCGGAGTCCCAGTCCCAGCGGCGGACGTCCGGCCCTCACTGGGAATCGCCCCCGCCTCCCTCGACCGGGTCGCCGCGGGCCTTCGGCCGCCTGGTGCGCCCGCTGCTCTTCACCGTGGGG TTTACAGGCTGCTCCTTCGGCTCGGCGGCCATCTGGCAGTACGAGTCGCTGAAGTCTCGCGTGCAGAACTACTTTGACGAGCTGCGAGCCGATTGGCTGGAGAGGGTGCGGCCGCAGAAGCGGGGGGACGTCCGCAAGGAGGTGAGAAAGAGTCACTCCCGTCGATTGATTCGTTCCCCCCGCTCCCGTCTCATCTCGGATTGGCTCTTTACATTTCAGGTCAACCATTGGTGGAACAGTTTGAGTGAGGGACAAAGGacggtcacag CCATCATGGCGGCCAACGCGCTGGTTTTCTGCTGCTGGCGACTTCCGTGGCTGCAGCGCTCCATGTTCAAGTACTTCACCGCAGACCCCGCCTCCA AGACCACGTGCTGGCCCATGCTGCTGTCCACCTTCAGCCACGTGTCCTTCTTCCACATGGCCGCCAACATGTACGTGCTGTGGAGCTTCTCCGGCAGCGCCGTCTCCATGCTGGGGAGGGAACAGTTCGTGGCCGTCTACTTGTCGGCCA GCGTGATCTCCACCTTCTTCAGCTACGTGAGCAAGATGGCCACCGGGAGGTTCGGGCCGTCTCTGGGCGCG TCGGGCGCCATCATGACCATCCTGGCCGCGGTCTGCAGCAAAATGCCTGAAGCCAAACTGGCCGTCGTCTTCCTCCCGATGTTCACGTTCAGCGCCGCCAAC GCGCTGAAGGCGATCGTCGCCATGGATACGGCAGGACTGGTGCTGGGTTGGAGGTTTTTCGACCACGCGGCCCACCTGGGGGGCGCCGTGTTCGGCAT CTGGTACGTCTTCTCCGGCCACGAGCTCATATGGAAGAACCGCGAGCCCTTTGTCAAGTTCTGGCACGAGTTGCGGACGGGTCGCGGCGGCAGAAACGGAGGTGAGCGAGGAGGCGCCGCGTAG
- the LOC133505317 gene encoding nucleotidyltransferase MB21D2, whose translation MRHHRKQRPLFRLLCALIFVAVIVDALAWRRSCSLTPVSREGRPARNRRGGATMAAPALSSRAGSTGSLGNNSPTAVYAAGRLPHGGGGGPELDFRSAARMEDLNRLIQEFSKHDQREYDDQRALEIHTAKDFIFSMLGMVQKLDQKLPVANEYLLLSGGVREGVVDMDTDELSVYARGTDYDMDFTLLVPALKLHDRNQPVTLDMRHSALGHSWLSLRLFDEGTISKWKDCCTVVEHISGAANYFFSPTLVADWFYQAVSLVLLEVQKKPQRGVPRVEKVERNGTVVSVILGVGSSRMLYDVVPVVSFKGWPAVAQSWLMENHFWDGKITEEEVISGFYLVPACSHKGRRENEWRLSFARSEVQLKKCISPGLMQAYQACKAIIVKLLSRPKAVSPYHLRSVMLWACDRLPANYLAQDDFSAHFLLGLIDDLQHCLVNKTCPNYFIPQCNMLEHLSDDAAVLHARKLSSVRSDPAEHLRTTIEHAKAANRLTVELQWRGSTGNLPSPQSDAGGENQPDDRLAKKLQQLVTENPGKSISVFINPDDVTRPHFRIDDKFF comes from the exons atgcGCCACCACCGGAAGCAACGCCCTCTTTTCCGGTTGTTGTGTGCGCTAATATTTGTGGCCGTGATTGTGGATGCGCTGGCCTGGCGTCGGTCCTGTTCGTTGACGCCCGTTTCGCGTGAAGGAAGGCCCGCTCGAAACCGCCGCGGAGGAGCAACCATGGCGGCCCCCGCTCTCTCCAGTCGGGCCGGCTCGACGGGAAGCCTCGGGAACAACAGCCCCACCGCGGTCTACGCCGCCGGCAGGCTGCcccacggcggcggcggcgggccggAGTTGGACTTCAGGTCGGCGGCTCGCATGGAGGACCTGAACCGGCTCATCCAGGAGTTTAGCAAGCACGACCAGCGCGAGTACGACGACCAGCGGGCCTTGGAGATACACACGGCCAAGGACTTCATCTTCTCCATGTTGG GAATGGTCCAGAAGCTGGACCAGAAGCTGCCGGTGGCCAACGAGTACCTGTTGCTGTCGGGCGGCGTGCGCGAGGGCGTGGTGGACATGGATACGGACGAGCTGAGCGTGTACGCGCGCGGCACCGACTACGACATGGACTTCACCCTGCTGGTGCCGGCGCTGAAGCTGCACGACCGCAACCAGCCGGTCACGCTGGACATGCGGCACTCGGCGCTGGGCCACTCCTGGCTCAGCCTGCGCCTCTTCGACGAGGGCACCATCAGCAAGTGGAAGGACTGCTGCACGGTGGTGGAGCACATCAGCGGAGCCGCAAACTACTTCTTCTCGCCCACGCTGGTGGCCGACTGGTTCTACCAGGCTGTCTCTCTGGTGCTACTCGAG GTCCAGAAGAAGCCGCAGAGGGGCGTCCCCCGCGTGGAGAAGGTGGAGCGCAACGGCACGGTGGTGTCGGTCATCCTGGGCGTGGGCAGCAGCCGGATGCTCTACGACGTGGTGCCCGTGGTGTCCTTCAAGGGCTGGCCGGCCGTGGCGCAGAGCTGGCTGATGGAGAACCACTTCTGGGACGGCAAGATCACGGAGGAGGAAGTGATCAGCGGCTTCTACCTGGTCCCCGCCTGCTCGCACAAGGGCCGCAGGGAGAACGAGTGGCGGCTGTCGTTCGCCCGCAGCGAGGTGCAGCTGAAGAAGTGCATCTCGCCCGGCCTCATGCAGGCCTACCAGGCGTGCAAGGCCATCATCGTCAAGCTGCTGTCGCGCCCCAAGGCCGTGAGCCCCTACCACCTGCGCAGCGTCATGCTGTGGGCCTGCGACCGGCTGCCCGCCAACTACCTGGCCCAGGACGACTTCTCCGCCCACTTCCTGCTGGGGCTGATCGACGACCTGCAGCACTGCCTGGTCAACAAGACCTGCCCCAACTACTTCATCCCGCAGTGCAACATGCTGGAGCACCTGTCGGACGACGCCGCCGTGCTGCACGCCCGCAAGCTGTCGTCGGTGCGCTCCGACCCGGCCGAGCACCTGCGCACCACCATCGAGCACGCCAAGGCCGCCAACAGGCTGACGGTGGAGCTGCAGTGGCGCGGCAGCACCGGCAACCTGCCGTCGCCGCAGTCGGACGCCGGCGGAGAGAACCAGCCGGACGACCGCCTGGCCAAGAAGCTCCAGCAGCTGGTCACGGAGAACCCCGGGAAGTCCATTTCGGTCTTCATCAACCCGGACGATGTCACGCGGCCGCACTTCCGCATCGACGACAAGTTCTTCTGA